In Lycium ferocissimum isolate CSIRO_LF1 chromosome 7, AGI_CSIRO_Lferr_CH_V1, whole genome shotgun sequence, the sequence TTCATCACAATTTATGAGTATTATTCACAAAGCTCAATCTCTTCAGCCAAAGGGTGGCAAGCCAACCATCATTATTTTCCCACTCGGTACCTGCTTTTCAGTCCAACTAATCTTAATTCACGTTCGAAAGTCCCACTTTAGGCGTAATGCGCTTCCTACCAATGGCAACTCCATTCGAAAGCTCAAACCCGAAGCCTCTAGTTAAGGATAAAAGAGTAGTTGCTACCTCATTTGTTATAGTCATTTATCATTTCAGATAAGAATTAGGTGATCTTGCTAATCCAGCTGGTCAGATATAAACACTTCTCTCTATTTTTTGGCATTTCTTTAAGTGTGCATAATTTCCCTGGTCTTTGAATATTCAGTTTAGTTGCTTCTCTGTGTTGGTCCCCAGATGATGACCAAACAGAAAAATAATTATAGGATTAACATTGGCAAATGGGACACTCAGATATAATTATTCTTGTTATCCTATCAGAACTTTTCAGGTCATGGCTCTTCCAACTTGACAATGGATAATGCCAAAGTAATATTATCTGATCAGCTTGAGCGCATCTCAATTAATTCCACAGAATAACTGCTAGGCTGCTACCTCCCATCAACGCAGGTAACcagtaactctgtccaccaagacAAATGCGAAAAAATCACCTAGTGTCTTTACCTATGCTAAAATTTGAACATGAGACCGGTTCTCAACCCGCTTTGTCAGTCACACCCTTGGGTGCGAAAATGCCAAACCAACTGTATCACCAAAGAACAAATCCTAAAAGAGCAAGGCAAGATATAGGTGAAAATCGTATTACTCTTGCTCTATGTAGCATATGAACTAGAACTAGAGCCAGTAGATTCAGAATGAGTGTGAACTTATTAGATATATGCATTCTAAATACTGTCTATTATCTGTACTGATTACATTAAATTCTTCATCTTTTGACATTGTTGAATTTACTGTCTTCTAACTGTACTTTTGCACCAACGTTGTTTAACACGCCATGATTTTGTTGTTAGTTTTGGAATAATAACTCCCAATAATCTCAACTAAGAATGACTCTTAATCCTTTTTGCATACGTACACATAGTTTGAACCCAAAGTAATAAGTTCAGTTGAACCCACAGAACCTGCCCTAACTCCACATTTGCTtaaagatgattatgaaagCCTTTAAGTGAATAGTTTTACTGGATATAACAATTTCCTTGAAAACaaataattgaaatgaaataataggacAAGATTTGTATCTTGGGAGTTTATAACAAGCAATGCAATGAAGACCCACAATGATaataattgaaataacaatAGGCTTAGAAAGAAAAATCTGATGTTACACGTCAGGTAAGGATAAATGAtctcaaaataagaaaattcattTACAAACTTGGGTCCATAGGTGGATTCTGAATCTGATGTTTTACATTGTTTATAGCATCCTCCCTACCTGACAAGAAAACtggaattaaaaagaaaagataagcaGTTCTGCTGGATAAGCATTCTTCGTCAAGTTTAGTCACAAGTTCGAGCTTACGCCAAGCAAACTAAGTCcggtatttaagtggagaagggtagaggggCGGGCCCATCATCCCCAGGTTTCATGCTCCAGGACCAACGGGTTGGCTCGAGACGAATTTCTCGGTCATAAAAGATGCAGGTCGAACACATTATTCAAATTCGGAAATTTAAAAGTACTACCCATATAACAAACAAAATTGCAAGATAGATAAAGCTTTAAATCACGGGTCACAAGCCCAAGCCTAAGGCTGAAATAAGGGTCTCCTTTCTTATACATATCTTATACTTGTCATTACTTTTAGCAACTTAAGTTTGCGAACTATAAAGCCTAAAACTTTGGGGCCACCTAGTTAAGGGGCcctttggttgctggttaggaaGCGAATTATTCATGTAATTAACTCAGCATAACTAGTACTCCCTCccgataaaaaagagtgtccacttagccattagCACaccttttaagaaaatactaactcctaaaaaaaaatagataatttgactaaactgcccctaattaaataggtattggaatttgatcacatagcacttaatagggacaaatcaggaaaaataaggttaattctttcttaatttgataagtcgacactcttttttacccaaaaaaaaaaggctaagtggacactttttttttatccggagggagtaccatgtttggtagcacTTTAGTtgctatgtataaaattcagTACACCAAGTACGGTGTCTGCTTATCAGCTTATAATtccgcataactaatacatgtataagttatgaatgaatctatacattattttatgcagggtagaaaatgaaataactaatacatggaTAACTAACCCTATATAACTAATACTGCATGACTACAagcaaccaaatgaccccttagtGCTCTGTAAATATATGGTATGAATAATATAGATTTAATGTACCTTGACCCAGAGAGCCGACACAGCAAATTCCTGAATTGGCATCAACTGCACCAGAAAGCCACCTATGCTCAATTGGCGAACACTGTCAACCTTACTCGAGCTGTAACTTCTGGATGCAGCTTCAGTTCAGCAACATATTCTCCGGTTTCTCGAATCTCAGGCAGAGTGACAATTTTCTTGTCCACATCCCTACAAGTAAATTGTGTGTGAATATATGTAGCAAAGTTAAAGTAGGAACTCATTTGGTACATCTGATTTCCTTTATGACTTTATACGATGCCTTTTTTTCCGTGTCACTTTTCTTCCTATTAGAGAAGTAGAGAATACATTCTCAATcccttcttctcttcttttttgggCTTTTTTCATTTCTGGCCCATCGGCCCAAATTAACTACAGGCGCTAGCAAAATATACAATACAGATACattgattatgtatatttatacttaatatattttttttgacaatgataacatatatatttatacttagtaTACAAGATATATACTTCACTGTCCTAGACGActagccgagggtctttcggaaacagcctccctaccttccaaggtgggggtaaggtctgcgtacactttaccctccccagaccccacattgtgggattccactgggtatgttgttgttgttgttgtcctagACGACTAATGTTAACGAGTAAGTAACACCAGACATTAGGTTGCACAGAAGGaatcacaaaataaaataagcaCTGCCTGAAAAATATCAGATGATAATTGAGTCTGTTTCCCCAAATACTCGGATGACTTTATAAACCAAATAAATCAGAGAACATAGGTTTTCAAGTTAATGCAAATTCATATGCCAGGGTCAACCATATGAAGGACAATATACTTTAACAGTCTTCAATAAACTTAGAAGTCATTAGTTTGCATACTACTAATCTACGGGCTCTGGcagaaaagattgaaaaaaatAGTACCTCTGTATCTGTGCTTTTATAATATCAACGAGATCCTGAGCAGTGACACTGCAATAGAGATGACATCAAAAGGTAGGCAAAATATtcacctttttttatttttatttttgataagCAGACTAAATATTCGCCAAGTGTTTCTGGTTACAATTTAATAGTTCACTGACCTTCCAAAGATTTGCTTTCCTTTCCCACCCTTACGCTTCACCTTGAAGGCTCCAACAGTTTCAAAAATTCGAGCAAGTTGTGCTGCCTCTTCTTTCACCTGAATTCAAGACTAAACGTTTAACTAAAACCACATTCGTTATGAAACCTTTGTGGCATAGGTAGACTTTTTCAGCgacttaaattttaaaaaatatatatattttttcaaatttcaacataTTGGATTAATGAGGTATCTGATTACCCGTTGTTTCTCAGCCTCAATTCTATCCTCCTCCATCTTCATTTCCCTGAGAAGAAAAGTATGTAATGTTATGAAATAAAAAGTTCATCCTTGAAGATAATGGGTAAACCTCTCACCAAAGGCAGAGGTGGAGCTACAATACAAGTTACGGGTTCGGCATAACCCTGTAAGTTTGGCTTAAACTCtatatttatactaagagaTTCACTCACTATGTATAAATGATTTATCCCGAAACATAGTAAAATAGTAAAGTGTCCTGTCCTAGAATTCAGAACCCATAAACCTAATATCCTAAATTCTGAAGGCAAAGCATGCTAATAATTCAATTAAATTGCTTCCAGCAACCATCTACAACGAAGCCTTCACATATTTGTCATGTTCTTTAGTATGAAATTGCAAATCCTATCTCCAATGGAGCTTGAGTAATGACCAAGAGTTCTAACACCAAAATTATCACATTTCTTCTAGTAATATCGGCAATGATTAAGTATCATTCCGTTACGACTTTTTGTATACGGATAATGTATGTCATGGGTATATTCACTTTTCAGCTAGTTACGAGTAGTTTAAAGGATCTGATAGAGTAAGCATATCTATATTATTTCCGTTCGACACTACTCCATCAGCATAGATGAGTGACTAGTAGACTACACAAGCAATAGTAGTAACATACTTACACTCATGAACAAGCACGCACGTGTAGCATATTAATTAGATGAAGCAAAGATTCCTGATAATAACTACAGCAAAGGGTCAAAACTGCCCCTAGATTATGCAAAATGGAACAATTTTGCCCTCCGTTAAACAGTGTCTCATCCTTACCCCTGTCGTTACAAAAGGTGGCTCGATTTTTGCCCTTATGGGCTAACAGCAGCAGCTATAGGGTAAATTTAGACCATTCGCAAAATTCAACGACATATTTCAATCCTTTTTTATTCTTTCCCCAAGATCTTTTACAAACTAGTCATTTCAATGTACTGGAGGTAATTAAGTGTCACTAAGTATGAATGACCTTTAAAAGAGAATGAATACATGCCGGAGTACATCTATAATCTATTTAAATTGAACgtgtgaactcttttttttttttttttatgccacCCGTGAATAAAACTTTAATCCAACTTGATTATGATTTCTTATTCTCCTACAACGTTCTTTACTTGAGAATAACACGGTTTGACCCTTGAATTCAATAATGTAACGGCTCTGGTCCAATAGCCAAGGTATTTTCTGCTTTGGAACTAGGCCCGCACGGATTTGTCCCTTGGGCTTTAACCCAAAAGGCACCTCAACGGTTGATTCTGAAGTCCGTCTTATAACACGGTTTGACCctaactttcttcttccattccaATGTGGGATTTTACTTAGGTGTAATGTGCACCCTTTCTTCAGAGGCTTGCCCTCTGTCATGGGCGTCACAAATAATATGGTTAAGTTGATAATTTAAACTACACAGGGTGCTTAGAAATGTAAACATTCAACACTCAAAATCATGCATGTTAGGAGATTCAACACTCAAAATCATGCATGTTAGGCTTCAAAAGGGACAAGCAAACTCAACATTTGTGAATCCATCTAACACAAACAGAAAGTGAACAATATTAACATACTTTAACTCAACAAACTGTATATAATGAAAGAATAATCTGCAGCAATGAAAGTATATAGCAGAATTTTggttccaaatagaattaaacaAGTTACTTGATAAGTGCAGGTGTCACAATTGAAGCCTTGCCCAATGGTAGCAAATAATTCCTAAAGAATCCAGCTTTAACATCCAAAAGCTCCCCTTTTTTTCCCAACTGTGTAATATCCTCCTTCAATATTATCTGctccatccaaaaaaaaaaaaaaaaaaaatattgagcTCTAAAGATAAAATAGATTGAACCAATTATGACATTTTCAAGAACCTCTTTCAGTATTATCTGCcccattaaaaaaataacaataaatacacaaaaaaaaaaaaatcattgagctctaaagataaaataaattgAACCCATTATCGCATTTTCAAGAACCTCTTTCAGTATTATCTGCCCcatcaaaaaaaataacaataaatacacaaaaaaaaaaaaaaaaacaacccaTTGagctataaaaataaaataaattgaacCCATTATCACATTTTCAAGAATCTCTCAGTATTATCTGCCccatcaaaaaaataacaataaatacacaaaaaaaaaaaaaccccattgagctataaaaataaaataaattgaacCCATTATCACATTTTCAAGAATCTCTCAGTATTATCTGCCccatcaaaaaaataacaataaatacacaaaaaaaaaaaaaaaagccaaagaTAAAATTGagctataaaaataaaataaaataaattgaacCCGTTATCACATTTTCAAGAATCTCTTCCAGTATTATCTGccccatcaaaaaaattaacaataaatacacacacaaaaaaaaaaccattgagctataaagataaaataagttgaacccattataacattttcaagaaataattcacaaaaaaaaaaaaaaactttcttaGTTTCTTATCACATTTTTCTCTCAGATTATctgccatcaaaaaaattgttaaaattgAAGTTCTCTCTGATAATTTAGCTGTTTCAGAAATTGAGTTTTAAATTGGCTTATCAGGTGTAATTATCTGaatcaaaaaaataacaaaaaaaaaaactccatgacataaaaataaaataaattgaacCCATTATCACATTTTCAAGAATCTCTCAGTATTATCGCCATCAAAAATAactgctaaaaaaaaaaaaaaaccccatttCTTAAATTGTATTATCACAATGTCAACGTTATCTTCATCTGAAGAAcatagtataaaaaaaaaagaacccatTATCACATTTTCAACTCTCAGTATTGGGCCccatcaaaaaaataacaatttattgagctataaaaataaaataaattgaacCCATTATCACATTTTCAAGAATCTCTCATTATTATCTGCCccatcaaaaaaataacaataatacacaaaaaaaaaaaaaaaaccccattGGGCCATTATCACATTTTCAAGAATCTCTAATTATCTGCCCCATCAaaatgttcaaaaaaaaaaaacccatttctataaaaataaaataaattgaacCCATTTCACATTTTCATCTCGGGccccatcaaaaaaataatatttttgagctatttttgcccggattgtccttcatcttcaggtgttctttaattttataaaaataaaataaattgaacCCATTCAATTTTCAAGAATTGCAGTATTATCTGccccatcaaaaaaattaaatttgagcataaaaataaaataaattgaacCCATTATCACATTTTCAAGAATCTCTCATTATTATCTGCCCCAtcaaaaaaataacacaaaaaaaaaaaaaaaaaaaaaaaacccattgagctataaaaataaaataaattgaacCCATTATCACATTTTCAAGAATCTCTCAGTATTATCTGCCccatcaaaaaaataacaataaatacacaaaaaaaaaaaaacccattgagctataaaaataaaataaattgaacCCGTAATCACATTTTCAAGAATCTCTTCCAGTATTATCTGCCCcatcaaaaaaaataacactaaatacacaaaaaaaaaaaaaaaaaaaaaaaaaccattgtgctataaaaataaaataaattgaacCCGTTATCACATTTTCAAGAATCTCTTCCAGCATTATCTGccccatcaaaaaaattaacaataaatacagacaaaaaaaaaaccatagcTTTTTCTcaacattttcaagaaattataGGTAAGATATTAAAATTGAAGTTCTCTCTGATAATAATGTTTGGGAAGATGTAACTTGAAGacaaaaagatgaattttgTAGACGCCATAGCTGGTATTTTGTAACGTTATCTTATCTGAAGAACATAGTAGTAATAGCTTTCTTTAAACTAATTGGGCCAATTTATGCTCAAAATGAATCGTTAAACGTTTGATTCGGtctaatatttttcttttttttttttttttttttgaattctaaGTTTGGGGTGCAATAATATAAAAGTTGTGAATTGcaatttgagaaatgaaaaagaacCTTATAGGTAAGATCATTAATTTTGCAATGGATTTTTCTCGGAAAAGGCTTGAAAACAATGACAAATCATCATTATTGCAAAATAGGTTTGTTAGATcattagttaattttttttttttttcctcttttgctCAGTTTCTGTATTTCACAGTATAACGTTATCTTATATGTAATGGggacttgaagaaaataatggtTTTCTTTAACGGGCCATAACATAATTGGGCTAACTCATGGTAGGCCCCTTTTTGGCCCAATAATATTTGCTTGGGCCATTTTCATATATgcttgcacttttgtccctattttgtgttggatgtttttttttttttttttttttttatttttaccttgTAACAAATAACTTTTGGTATAGAATATATATCCCATACAGAATGTGTTTAGAGACAAATGACCATCCGTATAATTTGCACCAAACTATTGACAACCGGATGATCCATAAAgcttaaaagatattttttagcttttttaaaataattttattttgtagtcttttttcaactaatttcagtatatgtatagaaactgtattgttgttgtaaagaaaatgtatcatgcGTATATAAATTAcaccattgttgtatagaatatatATCCCTACAGTATGTGTTTAGAAAAAATgaatcattgttgtataatttgtgtttaATAAAGCTATAATCAACGTATACTTACTAATATGcacatattatacaattatTATACATGTGGGTTATCTTATCTGTAATGGGGTCCTGAAGAAGATGATAGTTTTCTTAACGGGCTAGAAAATTAGTGGCCTAAGGCATGGTAGGCCCGTTGTTGGTCCAATATAATTGCTTGGGCCATTTTAATAGGCCCGTAAAGACTTCGTCAGGGATTTAATGTGCTCCTCATTTGCAGTTTTGTCCCTGTTTTGTGCTGGtcattaatttttgccctttaataatattttttcagGGGGCATAAGGTTATATTTTCAGGTCATAATATCTCATGATTATGCTTTTGTGGTCATTTTTTACcttttaaagaacttaatacgtaggcataagttcgattttgaaggacaaaaattaaagatcagcccatttgaagggaaaaccgtgcaatttcttcttcttttttttttttttggtctttatTTGGATTTTGTCTCTATTTTTTAAAGTTGTGCAAATATAGCTCTTAAAAAATATACCTTCCGCATGATGTTGAATATTGGTCTAGTGTTTGCTCATATATTTCTCAAACATTCAAATAAACATTCGCCTAATATCTGCAATAATTGACCAAAAGTTTAGGTCGTGATGTATTTTCTCATAAGATTTTCAGTTTGCTCAGAAGGGATCTTTAGGTCGTGGTCTAAAAGGTCCATaagttaccaaaaaaataaaaatatggtcATTTACTGATACAAATATCGTTTGTATTATTCAATTGTCCACAAGTGTTGCCGAACTACCAAAAATTGATGTGTCTTCATTATACTTGTTGAATTGTTTACAAGTTTTACCAAATGAGAAACTCTGGCATATATTGTTCAATTGGTCAAATTTAGCAATGGTAGAAAAGTTGCAATCACTATCCACTATCCAGTGAATTAAAACAACTGAAAAATGAACATGTCTATGGGAAAcattatatatagagagagagacagaGAATTTAATACTTATGATCAAATTGCTTTATTTGTCTTTCACGATAATATCCACCTTTAATTCGTTCTATGATTCTACTTTTATTTTGACTACTTATCTCTTGTCTCATTTGATTGACTTTGATCGAAAAAAGAGATAATCCATAAACTTTCATGATCTCCCTACAACACTTTCTACAATTAGTAGtttcaattttattattttgtttaatgatAATTTTCATGGCATCGTTTGTGAAAGCTCTTTTAAAATTCAGAAACGTAACTAAAAGGAGGAGGAGAAAAAGGAAGGAGTTCTTTGGCATT encodes:
- the LOC132062263 gene encoding large ribosomal subunit protein bL9c; translated protein: MADNLREKCDKKLRKIILKEDITQLGKKGELLDVKAGFFRNYLLPLGKASIVTPALIKEMKMEEDRIEAEKQRVKEEAAQLARIFETVGAFKVKRKGGKGKQIFGSVTAQDLVDIIKAQIQRDVDKKIVTLPEIRETGEYVAELKLHPEVTARVRLTVFAN